A single region of the Streptomyces sp. NBC_00236 genome encodes:
- the egtA gene encoding ergothioneine biosynthesis glutamate--cysteine ligase EgtA — MSTDTPGEHGPPGQPTPIGEGEAEDLLRCICFKTGPPRIVGVELEWLLHDRDRPHVPVAHHRLDAAAKAVGELPLNAALTFEPGGQLELSSRPADSLMACINDTAADLVAVRDTLDRLGLAPAGFGVDPWHPPRRLLHQPRYDAMEIALDRSGPAGRAMMCTTASVQVCLDAGEEEPGPLGYGRRWQLSHLLGAVLVAAFANSPFRLGKPAPWRSTRQSLWADLDPLRTLAPAGQLPPRDAWAAHVLDTPVLCIRGDEGPWAVPEGLTFRDWIRRGEPRRPVRADLDYHITTLFPPVRPRGHLELRMIDAQHGDDGWLVPLAVTTALFDDPEAAETVYRTVKPLAETAGPLAAPRNPLWAGAARDGLTDPELRAAAVTCFDLALEALPRRGATETVLEAVADFRDRYVARGRCPADDLRDLLTTDRHLGSVHPKGTLS; from the coding sequence ATGTCAACCGACACACCTGGCGAACACGGTCCGCCCGGACAGCCCACGCCCATCGGCGAGGGCGAGGCGGAGGATTTACTGCGCTGCATCTGCTTCAAGACAGGCCCGCCCCGCATCGTGGGGGTCGAGCTCGAATGGCTCCTCCACGATCGTGACCGGCCCCACGTGCCTGTCGCGCACCACCGTCTCGACGCGGCCGCGAAGGCCGTCGGGGAGCTGCCCCTGAACGCGGCGCTCACCTTCGAACCCGGCGGCCAGCTGGAGCTCAGCTCGCGCCCCGCCGACTCGCTCATGGCCTGCATCAACGACACGGCCGCCGATCTCGTCGCCGTACGCGACACCCTCGACCGGCTGGGCCTCGCTCCGGCCGGGTTCGGCGTCGACCCCTGGCATCCGCCGCGCCGGCTGCTGCACCAGCCCCGCTACGACGCCATGGAGATCGCGCTCGACCGGTCGGGCCCCGCGGGCCGCGCCATGATGTGCACGACCGCTTCCGTCCAGGTCTGTCTGGACGCCGGAGAGGAGGAGCCGGGACCGCTCGGATACGGGCGGCGCTGGCAGCTGTCCCATCTGCTGGGCGCGGTCCTGGTGGCCGCGTTCGCCAACTCGCCGTTCCGGCTGGGGAAGCCGGCACCGTGGCGGTCGACGCGCCAGTCGCTGTGGGCCGACCTCGATCCGCTGCGCACCCTGGCCCCGGCCGGGCAGCTACCGCCCCGGGACGCCTGGGCCGCCCATGTGCTCGACACGCCCGTGCTGTGCATCAGGGGCGACGAGGGTCCCTGGGCCGTGCCCGAGGGGCTCACCTTCCGTGACTGGATCCGCCGCGGGGAACCGCGTCGCCCGGTCCGGGCCGACCTCGACTACCACATCACCACGCTGTTCCCGCCGGTACGACCGCGCGGGCATCTGGAGCTGCGCATGATCGACGCGCAGCACGGCGACGACGGCTGGCTCGTCCCGCTCGCCGTCACCACTGCCCTGTTCGACGACCCGGAGGCCGCCGAGACCGTGTACCGCACCGTCAAACCCCTGGCCGAGACGGCGGGCCCACTGGCCGCGCCGCGCAATCCGCTCTGGGCCGGGGCCGCCCGCGACGGGCTGACCGATCCGGAACTGCGGGCCGCTGCGGTCACCTGCTTCGACCTCGCACTGGAGGCGCTGCCGCGCAGGGGAGCGACGGAGACGGTACTGGAGGCAGTGGCCGACTTCCGGGACCGCTATGTCGCACGGGGCCGATGTCCGGCCGACGACCTGCGGGATCTGCTCACCACGGACCGGCACCTCGGTTCGGTCCACCCGAAGGGGACCCTCTCATGA
- a CDS encoding TIGR02452 family protein, with amino-acid sequence MSARLRGIARETETIVEAGHYRTPQGREVSIERALTAALSGTRLYGPEPVHVAALDGDRTPRIEVTAESSLQAAARLTGEQPGKVAVLNYASARNPGGGYLNGAQAQEEALCRGSALYATLLRAPEYYARHRAERSAFYTDRVIHSPGVPVFRDDRGRLLDTPYTAGFLTSPAPNAGVIRRTAPESAHRIPAALASRAERVLEVAAVRGYRRLVLGAWGCGVFQNDPAEVAGAFGALLTGDGRFAGHFEQIVFGILERSADSPTRAAFDRAFAAEGQPSG; translated from the coding sequence GTGAGCGCCCGGCTGCGCGGCATCGCGCGAGAGACCGAGACCATCGTCGAGGCGGGCCACTACCGCACACCGCAGGGCCGCGAGGTCAGCATCGAGCGTGCGCTGACGGCCGCCCTGTCGGGTACCAGGCTGTACGGCCCCGAGCCGGTGCACGTCGCGGCCCTGGACGGGGACCGCACCCCGCGCATCGAGGTCACGGCGGAGAGCAGCCTCCAGGCGGCCGCCCGGCTGACCGGCGAGCAACCGGGCAAGGTCGCCGTCCTGAACTACGCCTCCGCGCGCAATCCGGGCGGCGGCTACCTCAACGGGGCGCAGGCGCAGGAGGAGGCCCTGTGCCGCGGCTCCGCCCTGTACGCGACGCTGCTGCGGGCTCCCGAGTACTACGCCCGCCACCGGGCCGAACGCAGCGCCTTCTACACCGACCGGGTCATCCACTCACCGGGCGTGCCCGTCTTCCGGGACGACCGCGGCCGGCTGCTCGACACCCCGTACACGGCGGGATTCCTCACCTCTCCCGCGCCCAACGCCGGCGTGATCCGCCGCACGGCCCCCGAGTCCGCGCACCGCATCCCCGCCGCTCTCGCCTCGCGCGCCGAGAGGGTGCTGGAGGTCGCGGCGGTACGGGGCTACCGCAGGCTGGTGCTGGGCGCCTGGGGATGCGGTGTCTTCCAGAACGACCCCGCAGAGGTGGCGGGGGCCTTCGGCGCCCTGCTCACCGGCGACGGCCGCTTCGCGGGCCACTTCGAGCAGATCGTCTTCGGCATCCTGGAACGCAGCGCCGATTCGCCCACCAGGGCCGCCTTCGACCGTGCGTTCGCCGCCGAGGGGCAACCCTCAGGCTGA
- the egtB gene encoding ergothioneine biosynthesis protein EgtB, which yields MTDSPAPSPHTPQKPVVHDPELLRERALDALLTARERTGILTDSVDDRELTAQHSPLMSPLVWDLAHIGNQEELWLLRGVAGREAMRPEIDGLYDAFEHPRATRPSLPLLAPAEARAYASEVRGRALDVLESTPLGDRPLVRSGFVFGMIAQHEQQHDETMLITHQLRSGPAALTAPEPPRAAGAAALAPEVLVPGGPFTMGTSNEPWALDNERPAHVREVPGFFIDTAPVTCGAYRAFIEDGGYTERRWWQPAGWELVREHELTAPLFWHRDAGQWLRRRFGVTEPVPADEPVLHVSWYEADAYARWAGRRLPSEAEWEKAARHDPASGRSRRYPWGDEDPTPERANLGQRHLRPAPAGAYPAGRAPSGAGQLIGDVWEWTSSDFLPYPGFAPFPYREYSEVFFGPEHKVLRGGSFAVDAVACRGTFRNWDLPVRRQIFSGFRTARDV from the coding sequence ATGACCGACTCCCCCGCACCTTCGCCGCACACCCCGCAGAAACCGGTCGTCCACGACCCAGAGTTGCTCAGGGAGCGCGCGCTCGACGCGCTGCTCACCGCCCGCGAGCGGACCGGGATCCTGACCGACAGCGTGGACGACCGCGAACTCACCGCGCAGCACTCCCCCTTGATGTCCCCCCTCGTCTGGGACCTCGCGCACATCGGCAACCAGGAAGAGCTGTGGCTGCTGCGCGGCGTCGCCGGCCGTGAGGCCATGCGCCCGGAGATCGACGGCCTCTACGACGCGTTTGAGCACCCCCGGGCCACCCGGCCCTCCCTGCCGTTGCTGGCGCCCGCCGAGGCCCGCGCGTACGCCTCGGAGGTACGCGGCCGTGCCCTGGACGTACTGGAGTCGACGCCCCTGGGCGACCGGCCGCTGGTGCGGTCCGGTTTCGTCTTCGGGATGATCGCCCAGCACGAACAGCAGCACGACGAGACCATGCTGATCACCCATCAGCTGCGCTCGGGCCCAGCCGCGCTGACCGCCCCGGAACCGCCGCGGGCAGCCGGTGCGGCCGCCCTGGCACCGGAAGTCCTGGTCCCCGGCGGCCCGTTCACCATGGGCACGTCGAACGAGCCGTGGGCGCTCGACAACGAACGGCCCGCGCACGTGCGCGAGGTGCCCGGCTTCTTCATCGACACCGCGCCGGTGACCTGCGGCGCCTACCGGGCCTTCATCGAGGACGGCGGCTACACGGAGCGGCGATGGTGGCAGCCCGCGGGATGGGAGCTGGTGCGCGAACACGAGCTCACGGCGCCGCTGTTCTGGCACCGGGACGCCGGGCAGTGGCTGCGCCGGCGCTTCGGGGTGACCGAACCGGTCCCGGCGGATGAGCCGGTACTGCACGTCAGCTGGTACGAAGCGGACGCGTACGCCCGCTGGGCCGGCCGCAGACTGCCCTCCGAGGCGGAGTGGGAGAAGGCGGCCCGGCACGACCCCGCCTCCGGGCGCTCCCGGCGCTATCCGTGGGGCGACGAGGACCCGACACCGGAGCGCGCCAACCTCGGGCAGCGCCATCTGCGTCCCGCACCGGCGGGGGCGTACCCGGCCGGGCGCGCGCCCTCGGGCGCCGGTCAGCTGATCGGCGACGTGTGGGAGTGGACGTCCAGCGACTTCCTGCCCTACCCGGGCTTCGCACCGTTCCCGTACCGCGAGTACTCGGAGGTGTTCTTCGGCCCGGAGCACAAGGTGCTGCGCGGCGGCTCGTTCGCCGTGGACGCGGTGGCGTGCCGGGGGACGTTCCGCAACTGGGACCTTCCGGTGCGGCGTCAGATCTTCTCCGGCTTCCGTACGGCCAGGGATGTGTGA
- a CDS encoding type II toxin-antitoxin system PemK/MazF family toxin, whose amino-acid sequence MTIQHRSDSNDSTASFPGRAGPTATSQADPHDVGPVRTSYAPDRDGDPDPGEIVWTWVPFEENDGRGKDRPVLVVAREAAGTLLAVQLSSKQHDQDREWVGLGAGPWDSSGRPSWVDLDRVLRVHEDGMRREACALDRDRFDLVVERMRERYGWR is encoded by the coding sequence ATGACCATCCAGCACCGCAGCGACAGCAATGACAGCACGGCCTCCTTCCCCGGCCGGGCCGGCCCCACCGCCACCTCCCAGGCCGACCCGCATGACGTGGGTCCGGTCCGCACCTCGTACGCCCCCGACCGCGACGGCGACCCCGATCCCGGCGAGATCGTCTGGACCTGGGTGCCGTTCGAGGAGAACGACGGGCGCGGCAAGGACCGTCCGGTTCTCGTGGTCGCCCGTGAGGCGGCGGGGACACTGCTCGCTGTACAGCTGTCCAGCAAGCAGCACGACCAGGACCGGGAATGGGTGGGACTGGGAGCGGGCCCCTGGGACAGCTCGGGCCGTCCGTCGTGGGTCGACCTGGACCGGGTGCTGCGGGTGCACGAGGACGGCATGCGGCGTGAGGCGTGCGCGCTGGACCGGGACAGGTTCGACCTGGTCGTCGAGCGGATGCGGGAACGCTACGGCTGGCGCTGA